The following proteins are co-located in the Terriglobia bacterium genome:
- a CDS encoding TIGR03435 family protein, translating to MKRLAFICLAFCCSLLGQATTPGTAAFEVASVKPSASASDRALIQAVPGRLLMENFAPRTLIVLAYGVGDYQVAGGPSWIGSDRFDVQAKAEGNATVQQMEGPMLQSLLVERFKLAFHRETQQLPVYELTRSNTNAKLQLTKDGSCTTYSLAAPAPPPPAPGAPGTVFCGFPHLTQAGTNRAIDGTGVSMATLAGNIARTVRRAVIDKTGLTGAYDLHLEWTEAPMNIPNPDVSDRPSIFTAVTEQLGLKLESAKVPVEVIVIDHVERPSAN from the coding sequence GTGAAACGACTGGCGTTCATCTGTTTGGCTTTTTGCTGCAGTCTGCTCGGCCAGGCGACTACGCCCGGGACGGCTGCGTTTGAGGTCGCATCCGTCAAACCGAGCGCGAGCGCTTCCGATCGGGCGTTGATTCAAGCGGTTCCGGGCCGGCTGCTGATGGAGAACTTCGCTCCGCGGACGCTGATCGTTCTGGCTTACGGCGTCGGCGACTATCAAGTCGCCGGAGGCCCATCCTGGATCGGTTCGGATCGCTTCGATGTTCAGGCCAAGGCGGAGGGCAATGCCACGGTTCAACAGATGGAAGGACCGATGCTTCAGTCGCTTCTGGTCGAGCGATTCAAGCTGGCATTTCATCGCGAGACCCAGCAGCTTCCCGTGTACGAACTGACTCGGTCCAACACCAATGCAAAACTGCAGCTGACGAAAGACGGCAGCTGCACCACTTATTCCCTGGCTGCGCCTGCCCCACCTCCTCCTGCCCCAGGGGCGCCCGGCACCGTTTTTTGCGGATTTCCTCATTTAACGCAAGCGGGAACGAACCGTGCCATCGATGGCACGGGCGTGAGCATGGCAACGCTGGCCGGAAACATTGCCCGAACCGTGCGCAGGGCGGTCATCGACAAGACCGGATTGACCGGAGCCTACGATCTCCATCTGGAATGGACCGAGGCCCCCATGAACATCCCAAATCCGGATGTATCCGATCGTCCTTCCATCTTCACCGCCGTTACCGAACAACTCGGACTGAAACTGGAATCTGCCAAAGTTCCCGTGGAGGTTATCGTCATCGATCATGTGGAGCGGCCCTCGGCGAACTAA
- a CDS encoding TIGR03435 family protein — MKSHILRVLLLSPVFSLLAMAQSLEGVWQGNVTMPNAAESRAAIRVTRADGSLAGVMFLLDINLQLPVANISLQGATAKMSIAGMTYEGTLSADGNSLAGKLTMGGNTMPMPLKRATPETAWELPKPPAILAKDVPLEFVVATIKPAPVTNIPSGTYGIGPGSYQAHGASLIYLLTFGYNMHPKQFAGLPAWATSDRYEVNAKLPEGGRPTDAQLRIMVQNLVKDRFGITLHIEKRELSAYTINVGKGGLAGIKMTRSESQASNGAGTFAGSVPGTGLMTMNNATMTDMASLMQRVMLDRPVVDQSGLTGRYNVALKWAPDETQFTQMNLMLAPPPGADPLPDLVTAFQEQLGMKLESTKAPVDVIVIDKVSRPSEN, encoded by the coding sequence ATGAAGAGTCATATCTTGCGAGTTCTGTTGTTGTCGCCCGTCTTCTCCCTCCTGGCGATGGCCCAGTCCCTCGAAGGAGTCTGGCAAGGGAACGTCACGATGCCGAATGCAGCTGAAAGTCGCGCTGCGATCCGAGTCACGCGCGCCGATGGCTCTCTCGCGGGTGTCATGTTTCTGTTGGATATCAACCTACAACTGCCTGTCGCCAATATCTCGCTGCAAGGCGCCACCGCGAAGATGTCTATCGCAGGCATGACGTATGAAGGCACGCTGAGCGCTGACGGCAACTCCCTGGCCGGCAAGCTGACGATGGGAGGCAATACCATGCCTATGCCATTAAAGCGCGCTACACCGGAGACGGCCTGGGAGCTGCCGAAGCCGCCCGCGATCCTCGCGAAAGATGTGCCGCTCGAATTCGTGGTCGCCACCATCAAACCCGCTCCCGTCACCAACATCCCTTCCGGAACTTATGGCATCGGGCCTGGTAGCTACCAGGCCCACGGAGCCTCGCTGATCTACCTGCTGACCTTTGGCTACAACATGCACCCCAAACAATTCGCCGGTCTTCCCGCATGGGCAACCTCCGATCGCTACGAAGTCAATGCAAAGCTCCCTGAAGGAGGCAGGCCTACCGATGCCCAATTGCGCATCATGGTTCAGAACCTGGTGAAGGACCGCTTCGGGATCACCTTGCATATCGAAAAACGCGAACTCTCGGCCTACACGATTAATGTTGGCAAGGGCGGTCTGGCGGGCATCAAGATGACGAGGAGCGAATCTCAGGCGAGCAATGGCGCCGGCACCTTCGCGGGTTCCGTTCCCGGCACCGGCCTCATGACCATGAACAACGCCACCATGACCGATATGGCCAGTCTAATGCAACGCGTCATGCTCGACCGTCCGGTGGTCGACCAAAGCGGACTCACTGGGCGCTACAACGTCGCTCTCAAATGGGCTCCGGACGAAACGCAGTTCACCCAAATGAACCTCATGCTCGCCCCGCCTCCGGGAGCCGATCCTCTACCCGACCTCGTGACCGCCTTCCAGGAGCAACTCGGCATGAAACTGGAATCAACAAAAGCGCCTGTCGATGTCATCGTCATCGATAAAGTTTCGCGCCCGTCGGAGAACTGA
- the pepE gene encoding dipeptidase PepE, protein MTNRRLLLLSNGSELIGQKPSEFARGALTDFLGAAVKRVLFVPFATVMYSEDEYLASVRRHFGPLGYDVESLHTAADASAAVERADAIAVGGGNTFHLLRGLYRAGVVKLIRERSHGGMPYVGWSAGSNIACPTIRTTNDMPIVEPPTLDALGLVPFQINPHYTDAKIEGHMGETRDERLMEFTHANPGVPVLGIREGTMLRIDGSELRLLGGKPARLFVKGELPRDIAPDESFSFLLH, encoded by the coding sequence ATGACGAATAGACGACTGCTGTTACTGAGCAACGGTTCGGAGCTGATAGGCCAGAAGCCCAGTGAGTTTGCGCGTGGCGCGCTGACAGACTTTCTTGGCGCGGCGGTGAAGCGCGTGCTCTTTGTGCCTTTCGCGACGGTGATGTATTCGGAGGACGAGTATCTTGCGAGCGTTCGCCGGCATTTCGGCCCGCTGGGCTATGACGTCGAGTCGCTCCACACCGCCGCCGACGCGTCCGCGGCGGTCGAACGGGCGGACGCAATAGCGGTTGGCGGCGGTAACACTTTCCACCTCCTTCGCGGCCTCTACCGCGCCGGTGTGGTCAAACTCATTCGCGAACGTTCCCATGGCGGTATGCCATACGTCGGCTGGAGTGCGGGCTCGAATATTGCCTGTCCAACGATCCGAACGACCAACGACATGCCGATCGTCGAACCGCCAACCTTGGACGCTCTCGGCCTCGTTCCATTCCAGATAAACCCTCATTACACGGACGCTAAAATTGAGGGTCACATGGGAGAGACCCGGGACGAGCGGCTCATGGAGTTCACGCACGCGAATCCCGGCGTCCCCGTCCTAGGCATACGCGAAGGCACGATGCTGCGAATCGATGGTTCGGAACTGAGGCTTTTAGGCGGCAAACCTGCCCGGCTCTTCGTTAAAGGGGAACTACCACGCGACATCGCGCCCGACGAGTCTTTCAGCTTTCTCTTACACTAA
- a CDS encoding MTH1187 family thiamine-binding protein encodes MPIGIGVSVSKEIAACERVLAETGLKTRLHAYGTNIEGEWDDVFAAIKRCHEVVHAMGTPRVSSTLRFGTRIDRQQTMDEKVRSVQQKLEE; translated from the coding sequence ATTCCGATCGGGATCGGCGTCTCGGTTTCCAAAGAAATCGCTGCTTGTGAACGTGTGCTTGCGGAAACCGGGCTGAAAACTCGATTACACGCCTATGGCACGAATATCGAAGGGGAGTGGGATGACGTGTTCGCAGCCATCAAGCGATGCCATGAGGTGGTGCACGCCATGGGGACTCCAAGAGTTTCATCGACCTTGCGATTCGGTACACGAATCGACCGCCAGCAGACGATGGACGAAAAGGTCCGAAGCGTTCAACAAAAACTGGAAGAGTAA
- a CDS encoding TonB-dependent receptor, giving the protein MLHCFCSVRKAIILVIALCIAGFATNSGFAQNSGTAARTGEIRVHVMDSSGRSVQAHGTLSGPAAGSGRPVESAADGLLTIPDLAFGNYQLAIAQSGFASQTISFQVQSSTPLTRDVTLLVSGISTSVNVIASTPIGTLDVPLSDVPVPVQALSAQTVVDTNAIDLSDAIKRRLNGVYVNENQNNPFQPDINYRGFTASPLVGAPAGLSVYMDGVRQNQPFGDVVQWDLIPKIAINTMELIPGSDPVYGLNTLGGAITVQTKSGLTDSGLSISSYGGQFGRRAVEGQYGGSHGAWNWFAAGTLFHDDGWRVQSPSDVRQSFAKFGYAKSNTIVSVSGGYAINSLIGNGTQDLRAISRNVGLNHGYSSVYSIPDATDQHQPFLTINAAQALSHGLAINANAYVRYTRTNTANGDVNDDSFTQSLYTLSAADKTALSNAGIPFPGTAITAANTPFPYLRCIAASLELNSGGAGEPAEKCTGVDTDTVNRQHAYGVTAAISWNTAQNKLTLGAGLDRGSLTYVQNSQWGYLNSDGISITRVPSFEDGSERDDDGTLDDNRVNLHGVTTTPSVYVTDTYSTGNWAFNAGGRYNHTGVNNTDRLPPATSGRPGLTADNVFQRFNPTAGVVYKAGSLLNAYFDYGESSRAPTSTELGCADLNFPCSLPNALVSDPPLKQVVSRTYEFGVRGNPDGRYSWSAGYFHTINNDDLLFVASQQTGFGYFQNFGQTRRQGVEASVLARLRKLDAGVDYTFLQATYQSTQIIGSGSNSSNTNAHAGEKGVTDGGNITISPGNQIPQVPQHMLKLYGDCHPLNKLGISADIQALGSSYVKGNENNQYQADGQYYLGIGKVPSYGVVNLGTRYTFSPHLELFAQMDNLLNRKYYTTGQLATSPYSDSGAFIAREFTAYPSGDIPVRNTTFVSPGAPFTVFGGLKFTIGRR; this is encoded by the coding sequence ATGCTGCACTGTTTCTGTTCAGTCCGGAAGGCCATCATCCTCGTTATAGCGCTTTGCATTGCAGGTTTCGCAACCAATTCCGGCTTCGCCCAGAACTCCGGTACTGCCGCCAGGACAGGTGAGATCCGGGTGCACGTCATGGACTCCTCAGGGCGTTCGGTGCAAGCCCATGGCACGCTGTCCGGTCCAGCCGCCGGCAGCGGCCGCCCCGTCGAAAGCGCCGCCGACGGATTGTTGACCATTCCCGATCTCGCTTTTGGCAACTACCAGCTGGCCATCGCCCAATCCGGCTTCGCCTCGCAGACCATCAGCTTCCAGGTGCAATCTTCGACTCCTCTCACTCGCGATGTGACATTGCTGGTGAGCGGGATATCGACAAGCGTAAATGTAATCGCATCCACACCGATCGGCACACTGGATGTGCCGTTGTCCGATGTCCCCGTGCCGGTGCAGGCGCTCTCCGCCCAGACCGTCGTCGACACCAACGCCATCGATCTCAGCGACGCCATAAAACGCCGCCTCAACGGCGTCTACGTCAACGAGAATCAGAACAACCCGTTCCAGCCCGACATCAACTATCGCGGCTTCACTGCGTCCCCGCTCGTGGGCGCACCTGCGGGCCTGTCGGTATACATGGACGGCGTCCGCCAGAACCAACCCTTTGGCGACGTCGTCCAATGGGATCTCATCCCCAAAATTGCTATCAACACCATGGAACTCATCCCCGGGTCTGATCCGGTTTATGGACTGAACACCCTCGGCGGCGCAATCACGGTTCAGACCAAGAGCGGCCTCACCGACAGCGGCCTCTCCATCAGCAGCTACGGCGGCCAATTCGGCCGGCGCGCCGTCGAAGGCCAGTACGGCGGCAGTCATGGTGCATGGAACTGGTTCGCAGCCGGTACCCTCTTTCACGATGACGGCTGGCGCGTGCAGTCGCCCTCCGACGTCAGGCAAAGCTTCGCCAAATTCGGCTACGCCAAAAGCAATACCATCGTGTCGGTCTCGGGCGGCTACGCCATCAACAGCCTTATCGGAAACGGCACACAGGACCTCCGCGCCATCAGCAGAAACGTTGGCCTCAATCACGGCTATAGCAGCGTCTATTCCATTCCCGACGCCACCGATCAGCACCAGCCGTTCCTGACGATCAACGCGGCCCAGGCGCTCAGCCATGGCCTCGCAATCAACGCCAACGCCTACGTCCGCTATACACGCACCAACACAGCCAACGGCGACGTCAATGACGACAGCTTTACGCAGTCACTCTATACCTTGAGCGCAGCCGATAAAACGGCTCTCAGCAATGCCGGCATTCCGTTTCCAGGCACAGCCATCACGGCAGCCAACACGCCATTTCCTTATCTGCGCTGCATCGCCGCGAGCCTCGAGCTCAACTCGGGAGGCGCTGGTGAGCCTGCGGAAAAGTGCACGGGCGTCGATACCGACACGGTCAACCGCCAACATGCTTATGGGGTAACTGCGGCGATCTCCTGGAACACCGCGCAGAACAAGCTGACCCTGGGTGCAGGTCTTGACCGTGGCAGCCTGACCTACGTTCAGAACTCGCAGTGGGGCTACCTGAACAGCGACGGCATCAGCATCACCCGTGTTCCTTCCTTCGAGGATGGCAGCGAGCGCGACGACGATGGAACACTGGATGACAACCGCGTCAACCTTCACGGCGTCACGACCACCCCCAGTGTCTACGTCACCGATACCTACAGCACAGGCAACTGGGCCTTCAACGCCGGCGGCCGTTACAACCACACCGGCGTCAACAACACAGACCGGCTGCCTCCGGCGACATCCGGCCGGCCCGGGTTGACGGCCGACAACGTCTTCCAGCGCTTCAATCCAACCGCCGGCGTTGTCTACAAGGCCGGCTCGTTGCTGAACGCCTACTTTGATTACGGCGAATCGAGCCGTGCCCCGACCTCCACTGAACTCGGTTGCGCCGATCTCAACTTCCCCTGCTCGCTGCCCAACGCGCTCGTCAGCGATCCGCCGCTTAAGCAGGTTGTCAGCCGCACCTACGAGTTCGGCGTCCGTGGCAATCCTGACGGCCGCTACAGCTGGTCCGCAGGCTACTTCCACACTATTAACAACGACGACCTTCTCTTCGTCGCATCGCAGCAGACCGGCTTCGGCTACTTCCAGAACTTCGGCCAGACCCGCCGCCAGGGTGTTGAAGCTTCGGTTCTTGCGCGTCTGCGCAAGCTGGACGCGGGCGTCGATTACACTTTCCTCCAGGCGACCTACCAGAGTACGCAGATCATCGGCTCCGGCAGCAACAGCAGCAACACCAATGCACACGCCGGCGAAAAGGGGGTGACCGATGGCGGCAATATCACCATTTCTCCCGGCAACCAGATCCCGCAGGTGCCGCAGCACATGCTCAAGCTCTATGGAGACTGCCATCCATTGAATAAGCTCGGCATCAGCGCCGACATCCAGGCGCTTGGAAGCTCATACGTCAAGGGCAACGAAAATAACCAGTACCAGGCGGACGGCCAGTACTACCTCGGCATCGGCAAGGTCCCATCCTATGGCGTGGTCAACCTCGGCACCCGTTACACATTCAGCCCGCACCTCGAGCTCTTTGCGCAGATGGATAACCTGCTCAACCGGAAGTATTACACCACCGGCCAGCTCGCTACCTCACCCTATAGCGACAGCGGCGCTTTTATCGCCCGCGAGTTTACCGCCTACCCCAGCGGAGACATCCCTGTCCGCAATACGACCTTCGTCTCCCCCGGCGCCCCTTTCACCGTCTTTGGCGGCTTGAAGTTCACGATCGGACGCCGTTAA
- a CDS encoding FtsX-like permease family protein encodes MTTFPWAFNAFLSFLCAFLPNGSSCDQVSRKTREIGIRMALGAERAHVVKSVLKHAAPMFALGLIFGLILSIAGTRAAGSGGDGGFSFFAPNLESSAAVTLVLLVTAFGAAAIPAWRASRVDPMQALRQE; translated from the coding sequence ATGACGACTTTCCCCTGGGCCTTCAATGCTTTTTTGTCTTTCCTTTGCGCATTTCTGCCCAACGGCTCTTCCTGTGATCAGGTCAGCCGGAAAACGCGCGAGATCGGAATCCGCATGGCCCTCGGCGCCGAACGTGCACACGTCGTGAAGTCCGTGCTGAAGCACGCGGCGCCGATGTTTGCGCTCGGGCTGATCTTCGGCCTCATCCTGAGCATCGCCGGAACTCGCGCCGCCGGCTCGGGAGGAGACGGCGGGTTCAGCTTCTTCGCGCCCAACCTCGAATCCTCCGCCGCAGTCACGCTCGTCCTGCTCGTGACTGCTTTCGGAGCCGCCGCGATCCCCGCCTGGCGAGCTTCGCGCGTCGATCCCATGCAGGCGCTTCGTCAGGAGTAA
- a CDS encoding alpha/beta hydrolase-fold protein, with amino-acid sequence MCDDIGVKITGLTTALLIFTAAVTAGAQGRGGAPRGGGGGAGNGPRASTIERVTVHGKALEGNLEGDSPDRQVAVYLPPSYAADPARQFPVVYFLHDYGTHSNPIDQIKEFADRYAAMQGFSEPVVVVPDAYTLHKGSMYSSSVTTGDWESFVAEDLVGYIDTHYRTLAKPISRGLAGYSMGGYGALRIAMTHPGVFSSLYIMSACCLSAMNPTPDAMLPASPSDKEMTMAAAAAWSPDPNNPPLFLDLPASDGKTRPDIAGKWAANSILTMLEQYASTLKKYYSIAIETGTKDPFIASNKQLHEAMVRLGIPHAFEAYDGDHTNMLNDRIERNLIPFFSKNLAAPANPTSPGVH; translated from the coding sequence TTGTGTGATGATATCGGCGTGAAAATCACCGGGCTTACAACGGCATTATTGATTTTTACCGCAGCGGTAACGGCCGGCGCGCAGGGACGCGGCGGCGCTCCGCGGGGCGGAGGGGGCGGCGCGGGCAATGGACCGCGCGCAAGTACCATCGAGCGCGTTACCGTTCACGGCAAGGCGCTCGAAGGCAATCTCGAAGGCGACTCGCCGGATCGGCAGGTCGCGGTTTACCTGCCTCCCAGCTATGCCGCCGATCCGGCGCGCCAGTTCCCCGTGGTTTACTTCCTGCACGACTATGGAACGCACAGCAACCCCATCGATCAAATCAAAGAGTTCGCCGACAGGTACGCCGCGATGCAGGGGTTCAGCGAGCCGGTCGTCGTGGTTCCCGACGCCTATACGTTGCACAAAGGAAGCATGTATTCGAGCTCGGTCACGACGGGAGATTGGGAAAGTTTTGTCGCGGAGGATCTTGTCGGTTACATCGACACCCACTACCGCACGCTCGCAAAACCGATCAGCCGCGGCCTGGCAGGCTACTCGATGGGCGGCTACGGCGCGCTGCGAATCGCGATGACACATCCCGGAGTGTTTTCCAGCCTGTACATCATGAGCGCATGCTGCCTCTCCGCGATGAATCCAACTCCGGACGCCATGCTTCCGGCCTCCCCGTCCGACAAGGAAATGACAATGGCGGCAGCAGCCGCATGGTCTCCGGATCCGAATAATCCGCCGCTTTTTCTCGATCTGCCGGCAAGCGATGGCAAAACGCGGCCCGACATCGCCGGGAAATGGGCAGCGAACTCCATTCTCACGATGCTCGAACAATATGCTTCGACTTTGAAGAAGTACTACTCGATCGCAATCGAGACCGGAACGAAAGATCCGTTTATCGCATCGAATAAACAGTTGCACGAGGCCATGGTCCGCCTCGGCATTCCGCACGCATTTGAAGCATACGACGGCGATCACACCAACATGCTGAACGACCGCATCGAGCGGAATCTCATCCCGTTTTTCTCGAAGAATCTGGCAGCGCCGGCCAACCCCACGTCGCCCGGCGTGCACTGA
- a CDS encoding DoxX family protein, producing MSASEHTITHGPPLRQLFVSARELLGRFPLSIIQLLMRIGVGAVFFTAGLLKYNSFEFAVKLFEEEYKVPVLAPAVAARLAMFNELTFSTLLFLGLATRFATLPLLGMITVIQIFVYPQAWTDHVLWGSILIFLLTRGPGALSLDHLIERYLAKRG from the coding sequence ATTACACACGGGCCGCCTCTGCGGCAATTATTCGTATCGGCGCGCGAACTACTGGGCCGTTTTCCGCTGTCGATCATCCAGTTGTTGATGCGGATCGGCGTCGGAGCCGTGTTCTTCACGGCAGGTCTGCTGAAGTACAACTCGTTTGAATTTGCCGTGAAACTGTTCGAAGAAGAATACAAAGTGCCCGTGCTCGCGCCGGCCGTTGCCGCCCGTCTGGCCATGTTCAATGAACTGACTTTTTCCACACTTCTGTTCCTGGGCCTGGCCACTCGCTTTGCGACGTTGCCATTGCTGGGTATGATCACCGTCATCCAGATATTCGTGTACCCTCAGGCGTGGACCGATCACGTGCTATGGGGATCCATTCTGATCTTCCTGCTGACGCGTGGTCCGGGCGCGTTGTCGCTCGATCATCTCATCGAGCGATATCTGGCGAAGCGGGGGTAA